A region from the Solibacillus sp. FSL H8-0523 genome encodes:
- a CDS encoding methionine gamma-lyase family protein, whose protein sequence is MAFQSNLTNDTIELATRIEEKVRPYHNAVDGRAFLNQQKVLAAFRTHQVSDFHLHPSTGYGYDDEGRDNLERVYAQVFGAEAAIVRPQIISGTHAITLSLFGVLRPGDELLYITGKPYDTLQSIVDGGEKDTGSLKDYKIGYSHVDLIDNKDIDWDGVKTQVTENTKMIAIQRSKGYATRPSFTIEAIREMIKNIRAIAPEAVIFVDNCYGEFVEELEPTEIGADLMAGSLIKNPGGGLAKIGGYIAGRADLVEKCAYRMTSPGIGAEAGASLNTLADFYQGFFLAPHVVAQSLKGAIFTSAMLEEIGMTTSPHYTDTRTDLIQSVSFQTAEQMIAFCREIQAASPINAHFAPEPAYMPGYEDDVIMAAGTFVQGSSIELTADGPIRPPYTAFVQGGLTYEHVKYAICAAVQKLK, encoded by the coding sequence ATGGCATTTCAATCAAATTTAACGAACGATACAATTGAGTTAGCAACACGCATCGAAGAGAAAGTTCGTCCTTATCATAATGCGGTAGATGGCCGCGCATTTTTAAACCAACAAAAAGTATTAGCAGCATTCCGTACTCATCAAGTAAGTGATTTTCACCTGCATCCATCAACGGGTTACGGCTATGATGACGAAGGTCGTGATAATTTAGAGCGCGTGTATGCCCAAGTTTTCGGTGCAGAAGCGGCAATAGTACGTCCGCAAATTATTTCAGGTACGCATGCCATTACGTTAAGCCTTTTTGGCGTGCTTCGTCCAGGCGATGAGCTTTTATATATTACAGGCAAACCGTACGATACGTTACAATCTATTGTGGATGGTGGCGAGAAGGACACAGGTTCTTTAAAGGATTATAAAATTGGCTACAGTCATGTCGATTTAATCGATAACAAAGACATTGACTGGGACGGTGTAAAAACACAAGTAACAGAAAACACAAAAATGATTGCCATTCAGCGTTCAAAGGGGTACGCAACACGTCCTTCGTTTACGATTGAAGCAATCCGTGAAATGATCAAAAATATTCGAGCAATCGCACCTGAGGCAGTGATTTTTGTCGATAACTGTTACGGTGAGTTTGTCGAAGAGTTAGAACCAACAGAAATTGGTGCGGATTTAATGGCCGGCTCACTCATTAAAAATCCAGGTGGTGGCTTGGCGAAAATCGGTGGTTACATTGCCGGTCGCGCCGATTTAGTAGAAAAATGTGCCTACCGTATGACGTCGCCAGGTATCGGTGCAGAGGCGGGCGCTTCACTAAATACATTAGCAGACTTTTACCAAGGCTTCTTTTTGGCACCACATGTTGTCGCACAAAGCTTAAAGGGCGCGATTTTCACATCGGCAATGCTAGAAGAAATCGGCATGACAACGTCGCCACATTACACTGATACACGTACGGATTTAATTCAGTCGGTGTCATTCCAAACGGCAGAGCAAATGATCGCATTTTGTCGTGAAATTCAGGCTGCCTCGCCAATTAACGCCCATTTCGCACCGGAGCCAGCATATATGCCGGGTTACGAGGATGATGTGATTATGGCAGCGGGTACATTTGTACAAGGTTCAAGTATTGAATTAACAGCAGACGGCCCAATCCGTCCGCCGTATACCGCGTTCGTACAAGGTGGTTTAACGTATGAGCACGTGAAATACGCGATTTGTGCAGCCGTACAAAAATTAAAGTAA
- a CDS encoding trimeric intracellular cation channel family protein: MAWDVFSVIGTIAFAISGAIVAMEEEYDLFGVYILGIVTAFGGGAIRNLLIGLPVSTLWSQEMMFQIALAAITIFFLMPHHLIKHWNRWGNFTDAIGLSAFAIQGAMHAVHLQLPLAAVIVAAVLTGAGGGIVRDLLAGRRPIVLRHEIYGVWAACAGLLIGLELLSGDFFLYGLFIVITVLRIFSYTRDWRLPMRKLQYTK, from the coding sequence ATGGCTTGGGATGTGTTTAGTGTGATTGGCACGATTGCCTTTGCTATTTCCGGTGCGATTGTCGCGATGGAAGAAGAATATGATTTATTCGGCGTTTATATATTAGGAATTGTAACCGCTTTCGGTGGTGGGGCCATTCGAAACTTACTGATTGGCTTACCGGTCTCAACACTGTGGAGTCAGGAAATGATGTTTCAAATCGCGCTTGCTGCGATTACGATTTTCTTTTTAATGCCACATCATTTAATTAAGCATTGGAATCGTTGGGGGAACTTTACTGATGCAATTGGCTTATCGGCATTTGCAATTCAAGGGGCGATGCATGCGGTTCATTTACAATTACCGCTTGCGGCTGTTATTGTCGCAGCTGTTTTAACTGGTGCTGGTGGCGGAATTGTACGCGATTTACTTGCCGGTAGACGCCCGATTGTTCTGCGTCATGAAATTTACGGCGTTTGGGCAGCTTGTGCAGGTCTATTAATCGGTTTAGAACTACTAAGCGGCGATTTTTTCTTATATGGCTTGTTTATTGTCATTACCGTTTTACGCATCTTTTCCTATACGCGAGATTGGCGTTTACCGATGCGTAAATTACAGTATACGAAATAA
- a CDS encoding rhodanese-like domain-containing protein, protein MKTMTQDELLNLLDANEDLNVIDVREDFEVEHGMIPGAVHMPLGSIPERTNELDASKPYILVCKGGVRSANACEYLADQGFDVTNLEGGMMAYDGELEFK, encoded by the coding sequence ATGAAAACAATGACACAAGATGAGCTATTAAACTTATTAGATGCAAACGAGGATTTAAACGTAATCGACGTGCGCGAAGATTTTGAAGTAGAGCATGGGATGATTCCAGGCGCTGTACATATGCCACTTGGTTCAATTCCAGAGCGTACTAATGAATTAGACGCTTCTAAACCATACATTTTAGTATGTAAAGGTGGCGTGCGTAGTGCCAATGCATGTGAATACTTAGCGGATCAAGGATTTGATGTAACAAACCTTGAAGGCGGTATGATGGCGTACGACGGCGAATTAGAGTTTAAATAG
- the hfq gene encoding RNA chaperone Hfq, with product MTKSINLQDTFLNNMRKNNIFVTVFLLNGFQLKGLVKSYDNFTVLLETDGKQQLIYKHAISTFVPSKNIALSDEEQI from the coding sequence ATGACAAAATCGATTAACTTGCAAGATACATTTTTAAACAATATGCGCAAAAATAATATTTTCGTAACAGTGTTTTTATTAAACGGATTCCAATTAAAAGGTTTAGTGAAATCATACGATAATTTTACCGTGTTATTAGAAACAGATGGCAAACAGCAATTGATTTATAAGCATGCCATTTCAACATTTGTGCCTTCAAAAAACATTGCTTTATCTGATGAGGAACAAATTTAA
- the miaA gene encoding tRNA (adenosine(37)-N6)-dimethylallyltransferase MiaA: MNKKIDVVAIIGPTASGKTALSIRLAKEIDGEIINGDSMQIYRGMDIGTAKITPEEMDGVPHHLIDIKDPTEGFSVAEYQTLVREKIAEIQSRGKMPILVGGTGLYVQSVLYDFQFTKQEVNEEARDAYYKELEQLGPEAMHAKLVDIDPAAASEIHPNNTRRVIRALEMAELAGVSRAEEQFNRGDVALYNHLIIGMDMEREKLYERINLRVDLMMEAGLLEEVRALYDAGIRDVQAIKAIGYKEFYLYFDGLVTLEEAIEQVKQNSRRYAKRQLTYFRNKMEIEWIGKEWDKIKTFF, translated from the coding sequence ATGAATAAAAAGATTGACGTCGTGGCTATCATTGGCCCGACCGCATCAGGAAAAACAGCATTAAGCATCCGTCTAGCAAAAGAAATTGACGGGGAAATTATTAACGGCGATTCGATGCAAATTTATCGCGGGATGGATATCGGTACAGCGAAAATTACACCAGAGGAAATGGACGGTGTACCGCATCACCTAATCGATATTAAAGATCCAACAGAGGGCTTTTCGGTAGCAGAATATCAAACGCTTGTGCGCGAGAAAATCGCAGAAATTCAGTCGCGCGGAAAAATGCCGATATTAGTCGGGGGTACCGGACTGTATGTGCAATCGGTGCTCTATGATTTCCAGTTTACGAAGCAGGAAGTGAATGAGGAAGCGCGCGATGCCTACTATAAAGAGCTTGAACAGCTTGGCCCAGAAGCGATGCATGCGAAATTAGTGGACATTGATCCCGCGGCAGCTTCAGAAATACATCCAAATAATACACGCCGCGTCATCCGCGCACTCGAAATGGCGGAGCTTGCAGGCGTATCACGTGCAGAAGAGCAATTTAATCGTGGGGATGTAGCGCTGTACAATCATTTAATTATTGGCATGGATATGGAGCGCGAAAAATTATATGAGCGCATTAACTTACGTGTTGATTTAATGATGGAAGCAGGTCTGCTTGAGGAAGTGCGCGCATTGTATGATGCCGGCATCCGTGATGTACAAGCAATTAAAGCGATTGGCTATAAAGAGTTTTATCTGTATTTTGACGGACTTGTGACGTTAGAAGAAGCGATTGAGCAAGTAAAACAAAATTCGCGACGCTATGCAAAACGCCAATTAACGTATTTCCGCAATAAAATGGAAATTGAATGGATTGGGAAAGAATGGGATAAAATAAAAACTTTCTTCTAA
- a CDS encoding alpha/beta hydrolase produces MEKNTFYLTMTDGYDIFVRTFKPQNPKQHIHLLHGMAEHSARYEAFAEALCEQGYFVTTHDHRGHGYTTANNGILGYFDLENGFERVVDDVREILNEVKQAAYGRPILFGHSMGSFVARRFAQKYSEEIERLILSGTGSPSLMHKAGHVLANQLVNLSGPAEPSKLMDKLSFGSFNSFIKNPKTAYDWLSSDAAQVQKYINDPYCGFISTNQFYVDLTGAMAQHMSNPTDNAGIRSDLKILLVSGTQDPVGEKEATGVIKAGQQLADAGVQHVKVQLFEGMRHEILNEVKKEKVYESIIRWLKHE; encoded by the coding sequence ATGGAGAAAAATACGTTTTATCTAACAATGACAGATGGCTACGATATTTTTGTACGAACATTTAAACCGCAAAATCCGAAACAACATATTCATCTATTACATGGGATGGCTGAGCATAGTGCACGCTATGAGGCATTTGCCGAAGCACTGTGTGAGCAGGGCTATTTCGTCACAACACATGATCATCGAGGTCATGGCTACACTACAGCAAACAACGGCATTTTAGGCTACTTTGACTTAGAAAACGGATTTGAACGAGTCGTTGATGATGTTCGTGAAATTTTAAATGAAGTGAAGCAGGCTGCGTATGGGCGTCCGATTCTCTTTGGACATAGTATGGGCTCATTTGTCGCACGTCGCTTTGCACAAAAATATAGCGAAGAAATCGAACGCTTGATTTTGAGTGGGACAGGCTCGCCATCACTTATGCATAAAGCTGGGCATGTACTCGCCAATCAGCTTGTGAACCTAAGTGGACCAGCAGAGCCGAGTAAGCTCATGGACAAATTGAGCTTTGGTAGCTTTAATTCCTTCATTAAAAATCCAAAAACAGCCTATGATTGGCTCTCGTCTGATGCTGCACAAGTACAGAAATATATCAATGACCCGTATTGTGGCTTTATCTCGACGAATCAGTTTTATGTGGATTTAACAGGAGCAATGGCGCAGCATATGAGTAACCCAACTGATAATGCTGGCATACGTAGTGATTTGAAAATTTTACTTGTCAGTGGGACACAGGATCCTGTCGGTGAAAAAGAGGCGACCGGCGTCATAAAAGCGGGGCAGCAGCTCGCCGATGCAGGGGTACAGCATGTGAAGGTGCAGCTTTTTGAAGGGATGCGCCATGAAATCTTAAATGAAGTGAAAAAAGAAAAAGTTTATGAAAGTATAATACGGTGGTTAAAACATGAATAA
- the mutL gene encoding DNA mismatch repair endonuclease MutL — protein MGKIQIMDEWLSNKIAAGEVVERPSSVVKELVENAIDAGSTSIEIFLEEAGLSSIQVVDNGSGMDEEDALKSFSRHATSKIEKEQDLFRIRTLGFRGEALASIASVSKLTLRTSDGDGGVHLYLEGGHVKEHKPTALRRGTDITIAQLFFNTPARLKYLKTIQTELGHTIDFVNRIALGYSEVAMKLVHNGQTLLQTNGRGHVQQVLAAIYGVHNAKKMLAFEGSNNDYKIHGYASLPEVTRASKNYMSLFVNGRWVKHFVIQKAITDAYHTYLPIERFPIVLLYVEGDPQLTDVNVHPAKHQVRLSKEPELLKLIEETIRAAIRNVIRIPLAEKKDKPVRVPSEQLDIWNPQKTPEPTFDATKLNTIVERLAAEPSVVKEPYAPLPVQQHLVEQAQPISTESPVSEMILPYDEPVYTEQVEPTEQSSEQKRHFPQVEIVGQIHGTYIVAQMEDGFYLIDQHAAQERIKYEFFRDKVGDVNANERQTLLMPLTFHYAADEALRLKESISALEEVGVYLEEFGHASFVVREYPTWFPKGEEQELIEELIEQVLSARKTDIKKLREDAAIMMSCKKSIKANHYLDKQQMERLIADLRNADNPFTCPHGRPVLIHFTSYEVEKMFKRVM, from the coding sequence ATGGGAAAAATTCAAATTATGGATGAATGGCTGTCGAATAAAATCGCAGCGGGTGAGGTAGTAGAACGACCGTCATCGGTTGTGAAAGAACTCGTTGAAAATGCGATTGACGCTGGCAGTACATCGATTGAAATTTTTCTTGAAGAAGCGGGTCTGAGTTCGATTCAAGTTGTGGATAACGGCAGTGGAATGGACGAAGAAGATGCGCTGAAATCCTTTTCTCGCCATGCGACATCGAAAATTGAAAAAGAGCAGGATCTGTTTCGTATTCGTACACTTGGCTTCCGCGGGGAGGCTTTAGCATCGATTGCGTCCGTTTCGAAATTGACACTCCGTACATCAGACGGTGACGGTGGTGTGCACCTGTATTTAGAGGGCGGTCATGTAAAAGAGCATAAGCCAACTGCACTACGCCGCGGTACGGATATTACAATTGCCCAGCTATTTTTTAATACACCCGCACGTTTAAAATATTTAAAAACGATTCAAACCGAGCTAGGGCATACGATTGATTTTGTGAACCGTATTGCGCTTGGTTACTCAGAAGTCGCGATGAAGCTTGTGCATAATGGGCAAACCTTACTTCAAACAAATGGGCGCGGGCACGTACAGCAAGTGTTAGCTGCGATTTATGGGGTACACAATGCGAAAAAAATGCTCGCGTTTGAAGGTAGTAACAATGACTATAAAATTCATGGCTATGCGAGCTTACCGGAAGTGACACGTGCTTCGAAAAACTATATGTCCCTGTTTGTAAACGGTCGCTGGGTCAAGCATTTTGTTATTCAAAAGGCGATTACCGATGCGTACCATACGTATTTGCCAATCGAGCGTTTTCCAATTGTGCTCTTGTATGTAGAAGGTGACCCGCAGTTAACCGATGTCAACGTGCACCCGGCGAAGCATCAGGTTCGGTTAAGTAAAGAGCCCGAATTATTAAAGTTAATAGAAGAAACTATTCGCGCGGCCATTCGCAATGTCATTCGGATTCCGTTAGCGGAGAAAAAAGACAAGCCGGTACGTGTACCGAGTGAACAGCTGGATATTTGGAATCCACAAAAAACACCAGAACCAACCTTTGATGCGACGAAATTAAATACGATTGTTGAGCGCTTAGCAGCTGAGCCGAGTGTTGTAAAAGAGCCGTATGCACCGCTACCCGTTCAGCAGCACTTGGTGGAACAAGCGCAACCGATAAGTACCGAATCACCCGTGTCAGAAATGATTCTACCGTATGATGAGCCTGTTTACACAGAGCAAGTGGAACCTACCGAACAATCGTCAGAACAAAAACGCCATTTCCCTCAGGTGGAAATCGTCGGGCAAATCCATGGTACCTATATCGTGGCACAAATGGAGGACGGTTTTTATTTAATCGATCAGCATGCCGCGCAAGAGCGTATTAAATACGAGTTTTTCCGTGATAAAGTTGGGGACGTCAATGCCAATGAACGTCAGACATTACTCATGCCATTAACGTTCCATTATGCAGCAGATGAAGCGCTGCGCTTAAAAGAATCGATATCGGCACTCGAAGAAGTAGGCGTCTATTTAGAGGAATTTGGCCATGCATCATTTGTTGTACGTGAATATCCAACGTGGTTCCCAAAAGGGGAAGAGCAGGAGCTCATTGAAGAACTTATTGAACAAGTGTTAAGTGCGCGTAAAACGGATATAAAGAAACTACGGGAAGATGCTGCGATTATGATGAGCTGTAAAAAGTCGATTAAAGCGAATCATTATTTAGACAAGCAACAAATGGAGCGACTCATTGCCGATTTGCGCAATGCTGACAATCCATTTACATGTCCGCATGGGCGCCCAGTATTGATTCATTTTACGTCGTATGAAGTAGAAAAAATGTTTAAACGTGTGATGTAA
- the mutS gene encoding DNA mismatch repair protein MutS — protein MTTYTPMMQQYLLVKQDYQDAFLFYRLGDFYELFFNDAVKASQLLEITLTARAGNTDNPIPMCGVPHHAAKGYIETLVAKGFKVAVCEQTEDPKHAKGVVKREVVQVITPGTIMEGKTLDGKTNHFIAAAEALSQNEIAFAYLDVSTGEANTSIIEGSAKELTQQLQAYAIKEVIVTEQLQLLMADYAETSGIVLSLEQQEMDDVRAAQYVSQLPMPLQAVAKRLLQYVERTQMRSLSHIQAFTFTEADSYLRIDTNSKRNLELIQSIRGGDAKGTLLWLLDETVTAMGGRKLKQWMHQPLASKNAIEARQSVVTELLEEFFLRQELNELLKNVYDLERLAGRVAFGSVGGRDLAQLRESLRQVPLIQQKLIESGREKLAALGQQLDVCADIEVLLAEAITDHPPISIKEGDVIRDGYNAQLDAYRDASRNGKDWIAQLEQKERELTGIKNLKIGYNRVFGYYIEITKSHLGNTDLARFERKQTLANAERFITEELKEKEALILNAEEQSLALEYNLFVALRDELKTYIPRVQKLAANISELDVLMSFATVTDKYRFTKPVFHEGRALKIIEGRHPVVEKMLNKQSYVPNDCVLTDEKNMMLITGPNMSGKSTYMRQVALIVVLAQMGCYVPAAEASLPITDQIFTRIGAADDLAAGQSTFMVEMLESQHAITHATKNSLMLFDEIGRGTSTYDGMSLAQAMMEYIHTEIGANTLFSTHYHELTDLENELARLQNVHVSATEQDGRVVFLHKVKKGAADKSYGVHVAELAAMPQAILQRARVLLAQFEAEGAEKPVLAVQAPVEQAEVVQPAPAKVAEDELQLSLFNISDEPALSPEQKQVLDTLAKLNVMGTTPMQAMTLLYELQQKLVGNN, from the coding sequence ATGACTACATATACACCGATGATGCAGCAATATTTGCTCGTAAAACAAGACTATCAAGATGCGTTTTTATTTTATCGTTTAGGCGATTTTTATGAACTGTTTTTTAACGACGCAGTGAAAGCATCACAACTACTAGAAATTACATTAACAGCGCGCGCGGGGAATACCGATAACCCGATTCCAATGTGCGGTGTGCCACATCATGCAGCGAAGGGCTATATTGAAACACTTGTCGCAAAAGGCTTTAAAGTAGCGGTATGTGAGCAAACAGAGGATCCAAAACATGCAAAAGGTGTCGTGAAACGTGAAGTGGTACAAGTGATTACACCAGGGACAATCATGGAAGGTAAGACACTTGATGGGAAAACCAATCACTTTATCGCAGCAGCAGAAGCGCTGTCACAAAACGAAATTGCCTTTGCCTATTTAGATGTGTCGACTGGGGAAGCCAATACATCGATTATTGAAGGAAGCGCAAAGGAACTTACGCAGCAGCTCCAAGCCTACGCGATTAAAGAGGTAATTGTTACAGAGCAGTTGCAGTTGTTAATGGCCGACTATGCCGAAACAAGCGGCATCGTGTTATCACTTGAACAACAGGAAATGGATGATGTGCGTGCTGCGCAGTATGTCTCACAATTACCAATGCCATTACAGGCAGTCGCAAAACGTTTATTACAATACGTAGAACGTACACAAATGCGTTCACTATCACATATTCAAGCGTTTACGTTCACAGAAGCAGATAGCTATTTACGTATTGATACAAACTCTAAACGTAATTTAGAGCTGATCCAATCCATCCGTGGTGGCGATGCAAAAGGCACGTTACTTTGGTTATTAGATGAAACAGTTACCGCAATGGGTGGCCGTAAATTAAAGCAATGGATGCACCAGCCACTTGCGAGTAAGAATGCCATTGAAGCGCGTCAATCTGTTGTGACGGAGCTACTTGAAGAGTTTTTCTTACGTCAGGAATTAAACGAACTGCTAAAAAACGTCTATGATTTAGAACGTTTAGCAGGACGTGTAGCATTTGGTTCGGTAGGTGGCCGTGATTTAGCACAGCTTCGTGAGTCATTACGCCAAGTGCCGCTAATTCAACAAAAACTAATCGAGAGTGGCCGTGAAAAACTAGCTGCACTTGGGCAACAGCTTGATGTCTGCGCGGATATAGAAGTACTTCTTGCCGAGGCAATTACTGACCATCCACCGATTTCGATTAAAGAAGGCGATGTCATTCGTGATGGCTACAATGCACAGCTTGATGCATACCGTGACGCCTCACGTAATGGGAAGGACTGGATTGCACAGCTCGAGCAAAAAGAACGTGAATTAACAGGCATTAAAAACTTAAAAATTGGCTATAACCGTGTGTTTGGTTATTATATTGAAATTACGAAGTCGCATTTAGGTAATACCGATTTAGCGCGCTTTGAACGTAAGCAAACGCTAGCAAATGCCGAGCGTTTTATTACCGAAGAACTAAAAGAAAAAGAAGCATTAATTTTAAATGCCGAAGAGCAAAGTCTAGCGCTTGAGTATAACTTATTTGTCGCTCTACGTGATGAATTAAAAACGTATATCCCGCGCGTTCAAAAGCTCGCAGCAAACATTAGTGAGTTAGACGTGTTAATGAGTTTTGCAACCGTAACGGATAAATACCGTTTTACAAAGCCGGTATTTCATGAAGGACGCGCATTAAAAATAATCGAAGGTCGTCACCCCGTTGTGGAAAAAATGCTGAACAAACAAAGCTACGTGCCAAATGACTGCGTATTAACCGATGAGAAAAATATGATGCTGATTACCGGACCGAATATGTCGGGTAAAAGTACGTATATGCGTCAAGTAGCGTTAATTGTCGTGCTTGCGCAAATGGGCTGCTATGTACCTGCAGCAGAAGCAAGCTTGCCAATTACGGATCAAATTTTCACACGTATTGGTGCGGCGGACGATTTAGCAGCGGGTCAATCGACGTTCATGGTCGAGATGCTTGAATCACAGCACGCGATAACGCATGCAACGAAAAATAGCTTAATGCTGTTTGATGAAATTGGGCGCGGAACATCAACGTATGACGGCATGAGTTTAGCACAGGCAATGATGGAGTATATCCATACCGAAATCGGTGCCAATACATTATTTTCAACCCATTATCATGAGTTAACGGATTTAGAAAACGAGCTAGCACGTCTACAAAATGTGCATGTGAGTGCGACCGAGCAAGATGGACGAGTTGTATTCTTGCACAAAGTAAAAAAAGGTGCAGCCGACAAAAGCTACGGTGTCCATGTAGCAGAACTAGCTGCTATGCCGCAAGCAATCCTGCAGCGCGCGCGTGTGTTACTTGCACAGTTTGAAGCAGAAGGTGCAGAAAAACCAGTACTGGCTGTACAAGCACCAGTAGAGCAAGCTGAAGTGGTTCAACCAGCACCAGCAAAAGTAGCAGAAGATGAATTACAATTATCATTGTTTAACATCAGTGACGAACCCGCGCTTTCACCGGAACAAAAACAAGTGTTAGACACATTAGCGAAGTTAAATGTCATGGGAACAACACCAATGCAAGCGATGACATTACTGTACGAGCTACAGCAAAAATTAGTAGGCAATAACTAA
- the cotE gene encoding outer spore coat protein CotE has protein sequence MKRLRQIVTRAVIAKGKKRTECKELLCPPNAPTSILGCWVINHQYQAKRNGKFVDITGKFDVNVWYAYSNHSKTAVHTETIAYKDRVKLSFRDGEEVDSNDVKVRVLQQPNCIEAVITKSGEKFQVTIEREFLVEIIGETTVVINVHPSDFEEDWSFDESSHDSTSTSSSSSSSSSSSSSSGEAFDSSSFS, from the coding sequence GTGAAGCGTTTGCGTCAAATTGTAACAAGAGCGGTCATTGCAAAAGGGAAAAAGCGAACCGAGTGTAAGGAGCTTCTTTGTCCGCCCAATGCACCGACAAGTATATTAGGGTGCTGGGTTATTAATCATCAATACCAGGCAAAGCGTAACGGGAAATTTGTAGATATAACAGGGAAATTTGATGTGAATGTTTGGTATGCGTATAGTAACCATTCCAAAACAGCAGTGCATACGGAAACAATTGCTTATAAAGATCGCGTCAAATTATCGTTTCGTGATGGGGAAGAAGTGGATTCAAATGATGTAAAGGTACGCGTCTTGCAGCAACCAAACTGTATTGAAGCGGTCATTACAAAATCAGGTGAAAAGTTCCAAGTAACAATCGAACGTGAATTTTTAGTTGAGATTATTGGTGAGACAACAGTTGTTATTAATGTCCATCCGTCTGATTTTGAAGAGGATTGGTCATTCGATGAAAGTTCTCATGATTCAACGAGTACATCAAGCTCATCCTCATCGTCTTCATCATCTTCAAGTTCATCTGGCGAAGCGTTCGATTCCTCATCATTTTCATAA